A region from the Lycium barbarum isolate Lr01 chromosome 8, ASM1917538v2, whole genome shotgun sequence genome encodes:
- the LOC132605788 gene encoding gamma-interferon-responsive lysosomal thiol protein-like yields the protein MGFSLQKSVSFFLVCFLCFIQFSPISCEQKVTLALYYESLCPGCCSFIVNYLPKIFKNGIIDIVDLKLVPWGNTKILANNTFKCQHGPAECLLDTVEACALDAWPDLNEHFPFIYCVESLIYNENYTQWETCFKKLHLKAKLVTDCVCSERGKELELRYAAETSALQPPHKYVPWVVVDGQPLYDDYTNFISYICKAYKGTAPIPGCSSSSSVIKMGRKFNPFCLKQSAISESSTISSTITSRASRAKLAASVSA from the exons ATGGGATTTTCTTTGCAAAAAAGTGTATCATTTTTCCTAGTTTGCTTCCTATGCTTTATCCAATTTTCTCCCATTTCTTGCGAGCAGAAAGTGACCTTGGCTTTATATTATGAAAGCCTCTGTCCTGGCTGTTGTAGTTTCATTGTTAATTATTTACCTAAGATTTTCAAGAATGGGATAATTGATATTGTTGATCTTAAACTTGTTCCATGGGGCAATACAAAGATTCTAGCCAATAACACCTTCAAATGCCAG CATGGTCCAGCTGAATGTTTACTGGACACTGTAGAGGCTTGTGCTCTTGATGCCTGGCCAGATTTG AATGAACACTTTCCTTTCATTTACTGTGTGGAAAGTTTGATCTACAATGAGAATTATACCCAGTGGGAAACATGTTTCAAAAAACTGCATTTGAAGGCAAAGCTCGTTACTGATTGTGTTTGCAGTGAGAGAGGGAAAGAG CTTGAACTACGTTACGCGGCAGAGACAAGTGCCCTTCAACCTCCACATAAATATGTGCcatgggttgttgttgatggccAACCACTCTATGAT GACTACACGAACTTCATAAGCTACATATGCAAAGCTTACAAAGGAACTGCTCCAATCCCTGGTTGCAGCTCATCTTCCAGTGTCATTAAAATGGGAAGGAAATTTAATCCTTTCTGTTTAAAGCAGTCAGCAATATCCGAGTCATCCACTATAAGTTCAACTATCACATCACGGGCAAGCCGTGCTAAGCTGGCTGCATCTGTATCTGCATAA